The DNA segment GTAAATGTCGATTCATGTACGGGTTGTGGTATGTGCGAACATGCTTGTATTACCGAAAAAGCAGCCATTTTTGTATTACCTAAAGAAAAAGTTTTAGGTAGATTAAAAACAGATTACATAAAAGGCTGGGAAGAAAAAGACGAACAACGAATCGACACAACAAACTATTATAAAGATAACCTAAAAACTGATCAACAGACACTAGATTATCTTAATAATACAGATTTAATAGATGAGTAGATTACATAAAAATCGGTTTTTAATTGCTCGTAGAGCAGTTCAACTTATTATACTGTTTCTGTTTATCGGTGCAGCCAACTGGGGATGGACTTTGTTAAAAGGAAACCTAAGTGCTGCAAAAGTTCTTGACACATTTTATATAGCTGATCCCTACGCCGTGGTTCAGATGCTTTTTGCCGGTAAAATTCCATCATGGGATATTATTATTGGAGCACTGATAATCACTGTCTTATACGCACTCTTAGTCGGTAGAAGTTTTTGTAGTTGGGTATGCCCGATGAATATTGTAACAGACACGGCAAGATGGCTTAAAAACAAATTAGGATTGAAATCTAGCAGATATTTAAAGATTGATAGAAATCTCAGGTATTGGATAGTAGGTCTCAGTCTTTTTATGTCGATTATACTGGGGGTAGCAGCTTTTGAATTTATAAGTCCTGTTTCAGTATTACAT comes from the Bacteroidota bacterium genome and includes:
- the napH gene encoding quinol dehydrogenase ferredoxin subunit NapH translates to MSRLHKNRFLIARRAVQLIILFLFIGAANWGWTLLKGNLSAAKVLDTFYIADPYAVVQMLFAGKIPSWDIIIGALIITVLYALLVGRSFCSWVCPMNIVTDTARWLKNKLGLKSSRYLKIDRNLRYWIVGLSLFMSIILGVAAFEFISPVSVLHRAIIYGAGMSWLIVLLIFLLDLLIKDYLWCGYLCPLGGFYSALSHKSVVKIYHDVDNCDKDCVECKKVCPEVQVMDIIKKEKGVIKSGECTNCGRCIESCNYKALKFSIFKKTKS